Proteins encoded within one genomic window of Ottowia sp. SB7-C50:
- a CDS encoding DUF4390 domain-containing protein — protein sequence MLAVLALVGLTARAENAELTSLRVERNDEGLFLTARVGFELSSVVEDALRKGIPIHFVAEAQVLRERWYWYDRDVASAQRYMRVAYQPLTRRWRLNTSSEPIVNVGLGVSLAQNYDSLEEAITAVQRIARWKIASASDVDGDGRYTLRFRYRLDASQLPRTLQIGSVGHSDWVVSVERRIDLTPELAR from the coding sequence TTGCTGGCCGTACTGGCGCTGGTCGGGCTGACGGCGCGGGCCGAGAATGCCGAGCTGACCTCGCTTCGCGTCGAACGCAATGACGAAGGACTGTTCCTGACGGCGCGTGTCGGCTTCGAGCTGTCGTCGGTGGTCGAAGATGCGCTGCGCAAGGGCATTCCCATCCATTTCGTCGCTGAAGCGCAGGTGTTGCGCGAGCGCTGGTACTGGTACGACCGCGATGTCGCGTCGGCCCAGCGCTACATGCGTGTGGCCTATCAGCCGCTGACCCGGCGCTGGCGGCTCAATACCTCGTCGGAGCCCATCGTCAACGTCGGGCTGGGCGTGAGCCTGGCGCAAAACTACGACTCGCTGGAAGAGGCCATCACGGCGGTGCAGCGCATCGCCCGCTGGAAGATTGCCAGCGCCTCGGACGTCGATGGTGACGGCCGTTACACGCTGCGCTTCAGGTACCGGCTGGATGCGAGCCAGCTGCCGCGCACCCTGCAGATCGGCTCGGTCGGGCATTCGGACTGGGTGGTCTCGGTGGAGCGGCGCATCGACCTGACGCCGGAGCTGGCGCGTTGA
- a CDS encoding ATP-binding protein, whose amino-acid sequence MSTEPADPAIIARDAARKRRARWALWVAIGLMVGIGLVLIFLLALATNNRLLYERYYTRLFAVNVAVACLLALVIGWGVYRLLARLRRGKFGSRLLIKLAAIFGLVGVLPGLLIYVVSYQFVSRSIESWFDVKVEGALESGLTLARTSLETQARDFGNQLRTASAALAETPDSLAALPLEQLRTQLGASDVTLWNASGRLLASAGQSRFQLAPERPSAQLMRGLRAQGVATQVEGLDEVTADGSAPTARIRALVVVSGRSIGLVGEQRLLQAVQPLSAALVTHALAVQDANREYQERALGREGLRRMYIGTLTLSLFLSVFGAVLLAVVLGKQLATPLLMLADGVRQVAAGDLTPKVILPGRDELVGLTRSFADMTQQLADARAAVDSSMREVDASRAHLQTILDNLTAGVVVLDRAGNIQSANPGATRILRAPVAATIGRPLGHLPGLEAFDDEVATQFAEFEGERADHGLDHWQKSFELYGRAGGAVAADAVTLIARGAALPDGQRLLVFDDISEIVSAQRAQAWGEVARRLAHEIKNPLTPIQLSAERLERKLVDKLSDPDRAMLTKSVNTIVDQVDAMKRLVNEFRDYARLPSADLKTVDLNALVGEVLHLYDSSGDPGHEFAGVQVRFDCDEACPPIQGDAQQLRQVIHNLVQNAIDASESHGGASARAPGGEPVVTVRTQWLESSQRVRLSVMDNGHGFTDAILKRAFEPYVTTKVKGTGLGLAVVKKIAEEHGARIDLSNRMTDGQIQGAQVSLSFQVAPGGDSAGA is encoded by the coding sequence ATCTCCACCGAGCCAGCCGACCCGGCCATCATCGCCCGTGACGCGGCGCGCAAGCGGCGGGCCCGGTGGGCGCTGTGGGTGGCCATCGGCCTGATGGTGGGCATCGGGCTGGTGCTCATCTTCCTGCTGGCGCTGGCAACCAACAACCGCCTGCTGTACGAGCGCTACTACACACGGCTTTTTGCCGTCAACGTGGCGGTGGCGTGCCTGCTGGCGCTGGTCATCGGCTGGGGCGTTTACCGCCTGCTGGCGCGGCTGCGACGGGGCAAGTTCGGCAGCCGGCTGCTGATCAAGCTGGCGGCCATCTTCGGCTTGGTTGGCGTGCTACCGGGCTTGCTGATCTACGTGGTGTCATACCAGTTCGTCTCGCGCTCCATCGAATCCTGGTTCGACGTAAAGGTCGAGGGAGCGCTGGAGTCTGGCCTGACCCTGGCGCGCACGTCGCTGGAAACGCAGGCGCGCGACTTCGGCAACCAGTTGCGGACCGCGTCGGCGGCGCTGGCCGAAACGCCCGATTCGCTGGCCGCGTTGCCGCTGGAACAGCTGCGCACCCAACTGGGCGCCAGCGACGTCACCTTGTGGAATGCGTCGGGCCGCCTGCTGGCCAGCGCGGGCCAATCGCGCTTTCAGCTGGCGCCCGAGCGGCCCAGTGCGCAGCTGATGCGTGGCCTGCGCGCGCAGGGCGTGGCGACCCAGGTCGAGGGACTGGATGAAGTCACGGCCGACGGCAGCGCGCCCACGGCCCGCATTCGCGCGCTGGTGGTGGTCAGCGGGCGCTCGATCGGCCTGGTGGGCGAGCAGCGCTTGTTGCAGGCCGTGCAGCCCTTGTCCGCCGCGCTGGTCACCCACGCGCTGGCCGTCCAGGACGCCAACCGCGAATACCAGGAACGTGCCTTAGGCCGCGAGGGGCTGCGGCGCATGTACATCGGCACGCTCACGCTCAGCCTGTTCCTGTCGGTGTTTGGCGCGGTGCTGCTGGCCGTGGTGCTGGGCAAGCAACTGGCGACGCCGCTGCTGATGCTGGCCGATGGCGTGCGCCAGGTGGCGGCCGGCGACCTGACGCCCAAGGTCATCTTGCCAGGCAGGGACGAACTGGTGGGCCTGACGCGGTCGTTTGCCGACATGACGCAGCAACTGGCGGACGCGCGGGCCGCGGTGGATTCGAGCATGCGCGAAGTCGACGCATCGCGCGCCCACCTGCAGACGATCCTCGACAACCTGACGGCCGGCGTGGTGGTGCTGGACCGCGCGGGCAACATCCAGTCCGCCAACCCGGGTGCCACGCGCATACTGCGCGCGCCGGTGGCGGCGACCATCGGCCGGCCGCTGGGCCATCTGCCGGGCCTGGAGGCGTTCGACGACGAGGTGGCGACGCAGTTTGCCGAATTCGAGGGCGAGCGGGCCGACCATGGACTGGATCACTGGCAGAAGTCGTTCGAGCTGTATGGCCGCGCCGGCGGCGCCGTGGCGGCCGATGCGGTGACGTTGATCGCGCGCGGTGCGGCGCTGCCCGACGGCCAGCGGCTGCTGGTGTTCGACGACATCTCGGAAATCGTGTCGGCACAGCGGGCGCAGGCCTGGGGCGAAGTGGCGCGCCGGCTGGCGCATGAAATCAAGAATCCGCTGACGCCCATCCAGCTGTCGGCCGAGCGGCTGGAGCGCAAGCTGGTGGACAAGCTGTCCGACCCGGATCGCGCCATGCTCACCAAGTCGGTCAACACCATCGTCGACCAGGTCGATGCGATGAAGCGGCTCGTCAACGAGTTTCGCGACTACGCCCGCCTGCCCTCGGCGGACCTCAAGACCGTCGATCTCAACGCGCTGGTGGGCGAGGTGCTGCATCTGTACGACAGCTCGGGCGACCCGGGACACGAGTTTGCCGGTGTCCAGGTGCGCTTCGACTGCGACGAGGCCTGCCCGCCCATTCAGGGCGATGCCCAGCAACTGCGGCAAGTCATCCACAATCTGGTGCAGAACGCCATCGACGCGTCTGAAAGCCACGGCGGCGCATCTGCCCGCGCCCCAGGGGGCGAGCCGGTCGTCACGGTCAGGACGCAGTGGCTGGAAAGCTCGCAGCGCGTGCGGCTGAGCGTGATGGACAATGGCCATGGGTTTACCGACGCCATCCTCAAGCGGGCGTTCGAGCCGTACGTGACCACCAAGGTCAAGGGCACGGGCCTCGGCCTCGCCGTCGTCAAGAAAATCGCCGAAGAACATGGCGCGCGCATCGACCTATCCAACCGCATGACCGACGGGCAAATTCAAGGCGCTCAAGTGTCGTTATCATTCCAAGTGGCACCGGGCGGGGATTCCGCCGGTGCGTAG
- a CDS encoding helix-turn-helix transcriptional regulator, which translates to MTLQQVADEVGCTKAYIWELEMKDGQRPSAERVQALARVLGVTMEDIMGEPIEQVPQASPEDVAFFREYAGMTDEEKDRYRQALKIMFPDKS; encoded by the coding sequence TTGACCTTGCAACAGGTCGCCGACGAAGTCGGCTGTACCAAGGCGTACATATGGGAACTGGAGATGAAGGACGGTCAGCGTCCCTCCGCTGAACGGGTCCAGGCCCTGGCCAGGGTACTGGGCGTGACGATGGAGGACATCATGGGCGAGCCCATCGAACAGGTTCCTCAGGCCAGTCCAGAAGATGTGGCCTTCTTCCGCGAGTACGCCGGAATGACGGACGAGGAGAAGGATCGCTACCGTCAGGCCCTCAAAATCATGTTCCCTGACAAGAGCTAA
- a CDS encoding recombinase family protein gives MSSVRRNQTPAVTPKKRCAVYTRKSTDEGLDQEYNSLEAQRDAGLAFIASQRHEGWIAVDDGYDDGGYSGGNMERPGLRRLMIDIEAGKIDTVVVYKIDRLTRSLPDFAKLVEVFDRNRVSFVAVTQQFNTTTSMGRLTLNILLSFAQFEREVTGERIRDKIAASKAKGMWMGGVPPLGYDVVERKLVINEREAALVRDIFRRYAEHGSAARLVRELEIEGHTTKAWVTQSGRERLGRSIDQQYLFTLLRNRIYLGEICNHETWYSAQHDPIISQELWDGAHAFIERRKQAPREHRAKHPALLAGLLFAPDGQRMLHSFVKKKNGRQYRYYVPYLHKRRNAGASLAPHTPDVGHLPAAEIEDAVLAQIHAALSSPQMLIAVWRSCQQHPAGSTLDEAQVVVAMQRIGDVWSQLFPAEQQRITRLLIERVQLRGHGLDIVWREDGWIGFGADISTHPLIEESQERVEEALA, from the coding sequence ATGAGCTCAGTGCGTCGAAATCAAACTCCCGCAGTCACACCAAAGAAGCGCTGCGCCGTCTACACCCGCAAGTCCACTGACGAAGGCCTCGATCAGGAATACAACAGCCTCGAGGCACAGCGTGATGCAGGCTTGGCCTTCATTGCCAGCCAACGGCATGAAGGCTGGATAGCCGTCGACGACGGATACGACGACGGCGGCTACTCGGGCGGCAACATGGAACGGCCCGGGTTGCGCCGCCTGATGATCGACATCGAGGCGGGGAAGATCGATACCGTGGTCGTCTACAAAATCGACCGCCTCACGCGCAGCCTGCCGGACTTCGCAAAGCTGGTCGAGGTTTTCGACCGCAACCGCGTCTCCTTTGTCGCAGTCACGCAGCAGTTCAACACCACCACATCGATGGGGCGATTGACGCTCAACATCCTTTTGTCATTCGCGCAGTTCGAACGCGAGGTCACCGGCGAACGCATCCGCGACAAGATCGCCGCCAGCAAGGCCAAGGGCATGTGGATGGGCGGAGTCCCGCCTCTTGGATACGACGTGGTCGAACGCAAGCTCGTCATCAATGAACGTGAAGCCGCGCTGGTGCGTGACATCTTCCGCCGCTATGCCGAGCACGGCTCGGCTGCGCGACTCGTCCGCGAATTGGAAATCGAAGGGCATACCACCAAGGCATGGGTCACCCAGTCCGGTCGGGAGCGATTGGGGCGCAGCATCGATCAGCAGTACCTCTTTACCTTGCTACGTAACCGCATTTACCTCGGTGAAATCTGCAATCACGAGACGTGGTACTCGGCCCAGCACGACCCCATCATTTCTCAAGAATTGTGGGACGGGGCACACGCCTTCATTGAGAGGCGAAAGCAGGCACCGCGCGAACACCGAGCCAAGCATCCGGCACTGCTGGCGGGACTTCTGTTTGCACCGGATGGCCAACGGATGTTGCACTCCTTCGTCAAAAAGAAAAATGGTCGGCAGTACCGCTACTACGTGCCTTACCTGCACAAGCGGCGCAACGCCGGTGCCAGCCTGGCTCCACATACTCCGGACGTGGGCCACCTGCCAGCCGCCGAGATCGAAGATGCCGTGTTGGCGCAAATCCATGCTGCGCTCTCATCGCCGCAAATGCTGATCGCAGTGTGGAGATCCTGCCAGCAGCATCCGGCGGGGTCGACGCTGGACGAGGCACAGGTGGTGGTCGCCATGCAGCGCATCGGTGACGTGTGGTCGCAACTGTTCCCCGCCGAGCAGCAACGGATCACACGGCTGTTGATCGAACGCGTGCAACTACGCGGGCACGGCCTGGATATCGTTTGGCGGGAGGACGGTTGGATCGGATTCGGTGCGGACATCAGCACGCATCCCTTGATCGAAGAGTCCCAAGAGCGTGTCGAGGAGGCTTTGGCATGA
- a CDS encoding response regulator, with amino-acid sequence MANILVVDDELGIRDLLSDILNDEGHTVELAENAAQARLARQSARPDLVLLDIWMPDTDGVTLLKEWRGTGLLTMPVIMMSGHATIDTAVEATRIGAQSFLEKPITLQKLLKAVDQALSRDAASRKPAVEAADAQAPAASSSDLTVEAAMMGGQTLPAAVDLSPQGQQTFDLDKPLRDARDAFEKAYFEFHLAKEGGSMTRVAEKTGLERTHLYRKLKQLGVDLSRGRRASSVP; translated from the coding sequence ATGGCGAACATCCTGGTGGTTGACGACGAGCTCGGCATTCGGGATCTCCTGTCGGACATCCTCAATGACGAAGGCCATACCGTCGAACTTGCCGAGAACGCCGCGCAGGCACGCCTGGCGCGTCAGTCCGCCCGTCCCGATCTGGTGCTGCTGGACATCTGGATGCCCGACACCGACGGCGTGACGCTGCTGAAGGAATGGCGCGGCACCGGCCTGCTGACCATGCCGGTGATCATGATGAGCGGGCATGCCACCATCGACACGGCCGTCGAGGCCACGCGAATCGGCGCGCAGTCCTTCCTCGAAAAACCCATCACGCTGCAAAAGCTGCTGAAGGCCGTCGACCAGGCGCTGTCGCGCGACGCCGCATCGCGCAAGCCCGCCGTCGAAGCCGCAGACGCCCAGGCGCCAGCAGCTTCATCGTCAGACCTGACCGTCGAAGCCGCCATGATGGGCGGCCAGACACTGCCCGCGGCCGTCGACCTGAGCCCCCAGGGCCAGCAGACCTTCGATCTCGACAAGCCCCTGCGTGACGCCCGCGATGCATTCGAAAAGGCGTACTTCGAATTCCACCTGGCCAAGGAAGGCGGCTCCATGACGCGCGTCGCCGAGAAAACCGGGCTGGAGCGCACCCACCTCTATCGCAAGCTCAAGCAGCTCGGGGTGGATCTGTCCCGCGGCCGGCGTGCCTCCTCTGTCCCTTGA
- a CDS encoding helix-turn-helix transcriptional regulator, with product MQTPTSGIPRSPQQAINTMSPGDRRVLNENELAQRWGVSPKTLQRWRSEGRGPRYLKLSKRVGYPVDAILEFEREALHDSTSERAAV from the coding sequence ATGCAGACACCAACCAGCGGTATCCCCCGGTCGCCACAGCAGGCGATCAACACCATGTCACCCGGTGATCGCCGCGTGCTCAACGAAAACGAGCTCGCGCAACGCTGGGGCGTTAGCCCCAAGACTTTGCAGCGCTGGCGCAGTGAGGGTCGCGGTCCACGCTACCTGAAGCTGTCCAAGCGTGTCGGCTACCCGGTCGACGCGATCCTCGAGTTTGAGCGCGAAGCGCTGCACGACTCGACATCCGAACGCGCGGCGGTTTGA
- a CDS encoding ImmA/IrrE family metallo-endopeptidase yields MSASQPLTGSIAASTVLKWLRAWHADGMPDAVDLEVVRQMLPETPYGKGVREIKAPMVLDINSCEGMLVRSPQDTAEWGIFYNGKANPERQRFTIAHELGHFILHRDQRQSFNCDKESVYSGADTIRVIEREADDFASNLLMPGDLLREWISNQRIDLHVLSALAKRFQVSFEALCIRFIKFTTQRAILVYWDNGFVKYEWRSSSAVKTRARIRRTDDPQEPLPGTLAADSTVEQEWDGTEMSAAIWCPEEAPHMKLREFKHSYTTGDRVLTLLLLESAEPRSWDRSWQDGESFDSFDQFVSNGQLPVR; encoded by the coding sequence TTGAGCGCATCCCAGCCCCTCACCGGTTCCATCGCGGCCAGCACAGTCTTGAAATGGTTGCGGGCCTGGCACGCCGACGGCATGCCGGATGCAGTGGATCTGGAAGTTGTCCGGCAGATGCTTCCGGAGACGCCTTACGGCAAAGGGGTGCGGGAGATCAAAGCTCCGATGGTGCTGGACATCAATAGCTGCGAAGGCATGCTGGTACGCAGCCCACAGGACACCGCAGAATGGGGCATCTTCTATAACGGCAAGGCAAACCCAGAGCGCCAGCGTTTCACCATCGCTCACGAACTGGGCCATTTCATTCTCCACCGCGATCAGCGGCAAAGCTTCAACTGCGACAAGGAAAGCGTGTACTCCGGCGCTGACACCATCCGTGTCATCGAACGTGAGGCGGACGACTTTGCCAGCAACCTGCTGATGCCTGGCGACTTGCTGCGCGAGTGGATCTCGAACCAGCGCATCGACTTGCATGTCCTGAGCGCCCTTGCCAAACGGTTCCAGGTGTCGTTCGAGGCGCTGTGCATTCGGTTCATCAAATTCACCACGCAGCGGGCAATCCTTGTCTATTGGGACAACGGTTTCGTAAAGTACGAATGGCGCAGCAGCAGCGCGGTCAAGACGCGCGCCCGCATTCGGCGCACTGACGATCCGCAGGAACCATTACCCGGCACCCTGGCTGCTGATTCCACCGTTGAGCAGGAGTGGGATGGCACGGAGATGTCTGCCGCGATCTGGTGCCCGGAGGAGGCACCACACATGAAGTTGCGCGAGTTCAAGCACAGCTACACCACAGGAGATCGCGTCCTGACCCTTTTGCTACTGGAAAGTGCTGAACCACGGTCATGGGATCGGTCTTGGCAAGACGGCGAGAGCTTTGACAGCTTCGATCAGTTCGTCTCGAACGGGCAATTGCCAGTACGGTGA
- a CDS encoding ATP-binding protein — protein sequence MSLPIISAQQRLAERKGVKLLMLGKSGIGKTTRLKDLDPATTLFLDIEAGDLAVADWPGDTIRPASWPESRDFFVFLAGPDKSLPPESAFSQAHYDHVIEKFGSPTQLDRYQTFFLDSITQLSRQCFAWCKTQPGATSDRSGKPDLRAAYGLLGQEMIGALTHLQHARGKNVVFVAILDERLDDYNRKVFVPQIEGSKTSLELPGIVDEVVTLAEIKADDGSAYRAFVTHTVNPYGFPAKDRSGRLDLLEPPHLGALIAKCAGQSPAPMPVSSGTPTTENTTESKE from the coding sequence ATGTCCCTCCCGATCATTTCCGCGCAGCAGCGCTTGGCCGAGCGCAAGGGTGTGAAGTTGCTGATGCTGGGCAAATCCGGCATCGGCAAGACCACCCGGCTCAAAGACCTCGACCCTGCCACCACCTTGTTCCTCGACATCGAGGCGGGCGACCTCGCCGTGGCCGACTGGCCGGGCGACACCATCCGCCCGGCCTCGTGGCCGGAAAGCCGCGACTTTTTCGTGTTCCTCGCAGGCCCGGACAAGTCACTGCCGCCGGAGAGCGCGTTCTCGCAGGCGCATTACGACCACGTCATCGAGAAATTTGGCAGCCCGACGCAGCTCGACCGCTACCAGACCTTCTTTCTCGACTCGATCACGCAGCTGTCCCGGCAGTGCTTCGCATGGTGCAAGACGCAACCAGGTGCCACCAGCGACCGTAGCGGCAAACCCGATCTGCGCGCCGCATATGGCCTGCTTGGCCAGGAAATGATCGGCGCACTGACTCATCTGCAGCACGCACGCGGCAAGAACGTGGTGTTCGTCGCCATCCTCGACGAACGTCTCGACGACTACAACCGCAAGGTGTTCGTGCCGCAGATCGAAGGCAGCAAAACCAGCCTGGAGCTGCCCGGCATTGTCGATGAGGTCGTAACACTGGCCGAGATCAAGGCCGACGACGGCAGTGCTTACCGCGCCTTCGTCACCCACACCGTCAATCCCTACGGCTTCCCGGCCAAAGACCGCAGCGGTCGTCTCGACCTGCTGGAGCCGCCGCATCTCGGCGCACTGATCGCCAAGTGCGCTGGCCAGTCGCCAGCGCCCATGCCCGTCAGCAGCGGCACACCCACTACAGAAAACACCACCGAATCCAAGGAGTAA
- a CDS encoding DUF6511 domain-containing protein: protein MKCWVCKRQARGFGHTDNRHGVGHPRRYPIDWVFCSQRCQNAFHALYGNWLRVKEGRVDSTEVAMIDPSDVELAAMKKCLKAFGEAAGEIGFTKPLGDYSEAEALQVIDVIVTCYTEAMVAHHEASKYPPVRGMTPAPDPLANPFADLEDDLPWEEPKGKKP from the coding sequence ATGAAATGCTGGGTCTGCAAACGACAGGCCCGGGGATTCGGCCACACCGACAACCGTCACGGTGTCGGCCATCCCCGGCGCTATCCCATCGACTGGGTGTTCTGCTCACAACGCTGCCAAAACGCGTTTCATGCGCTGTACGGCAACTGGCTGCGGGTCAAGGAAGGTCGCGTCGACAGTACGGAGGTCGCCATGATCGATCCATCTGATGTCGAACTAGCCGCGATGAAGAAGTGCCTCAAGGCCTTCGGCGAGGCTGCAGGCGAGATTGGCTTCACCAAGCCGCTGGGCGACTACTCCGAAGCCGAGGCGCTGCAAGTGATCGACGTCATCGTCACTTGCTACACCGAGGCAATGGTCGCGCACCACGAGGCGAGCAAGTACCCACCGGTACGCGGCATGACGCCTGCGCCCGACCCTCTGGCCAACCCGTTCGCGGATCTGGAGGACGACCTGCCCTGGGAAGAGCCGAAGGGGAAGAAGCCATGA
- a CDS encoding Bro-N domain-containing protein, whose product MSAIIPFQFEAHAVRVQVDELGQPWFNATDVCDALEMGNPSQAIKSHVDAEDLQKLETLTAGGRQRQNHVNESGLYALILGSTKDAAKRFKRWITGEVLPAIRKTGAYSAATTMAALPAPTQDRVTAILLIGEAVAKVPGVKTGIAMAATLTCIQENTGLTTEVLRRALPAANEPICSLNATQLGKLLSRSAKATNQLLASGGLQFRNDRDEWELTEAGEAWAEAMPYSRNGHSGYQILWNPAVAEQLKEVA is encoded by the coding sequence ATGAGCGCGATCATTCCCTTCCAGTTCGAAGCGCACGCCGTGCGCGTCCAAGTCGATGAACTCGGGCAGCCGTGGTTCAACGCCACCGATGTCTGCGACGCCCTGGAGATGGGCAATCCGTCTCAGGCGATCAAGTCCCACGTCGATGCCGAGGATCTCCAGAAATTGGAGACCCTTACGGCGGGTGGCCGTCAACGCCAAAACCACGTCAACGAGTCGGGGCTTTACGCCCTGATCCTAGGTAGCACCAAGGATGCCGCCAAGCGCTTCAAGCGCTGGATCACCGGTGAAGTGCTGCCTGCAATCCGCAAGACAGGCGCGTATTCCGCCGCCACCACGATGGCTGCCTTGCCCGCGCCGACCCAAGATCGCGTCACCGCCATCCTGCTGATCGGCGAAGCGGTCGCCAAGGTACCGGGCGTCAAGACCGGCATTGCAATGGCTGCCACGTTGACCTGCATTCAGGAAAACACCGGCCTGACCACGGAAGTGCTGCGACGCGCTTTGCCTGCCGCCAACGAGCCGATCTGCTCGCTCAACGCCACACAGCTCGGCAAATTACTGAGTCGCTCAGCCAAGGCCACGAACCAGTTGCTGGCATCCGGCGGCCTTCAGTTCCGCAACGACCGGGACGAGTGGGAACTGACCGAGGCCGGTGAAGCATGGGCCGAAGCCATGCCGTACTCGCGCAACGGCCACAGCGGCTACCAGATCCTCTGGAATCCGGCGGTCGCGGAACAACTGAAGGAGGTGGCGTGA
- a CDS encoding DUF2924 domain-containing protein, translating into MTAHATSPTPASVAARVAAIPHLSMDDLWALWDDHFDERPNHHHRVWLESRLAYRMQERAFGGLKPSLRKKLEEVGETGILPKQLRGDSQRLLPGTVLTRIYDDIEHRVLVRGSNDFEYQGQRFKSLSAVAKRITGSHWSGPVFFGLKAPASKKGAV; encoded by the coding sequence ATGACAGCACACGCAACCTCACCAACGCCCGCCTCAGTCGCCGCCCGCGTCGCGGCTATTCCACATCTTTCGATGGATGATCTTTGGGCTCTCTGGGACGACCATTTCGATGAACGGCCGAATCACCACCATCGGGTCTGGTTGGAAAGTCGCCTGGCCTACCGGATGCAAGAGCGCGCGTTTGGCGGTTTGAAACCGTCACTGCGCAAGAAGCTTGAGGAGGTTGGCGAAACCGGCATCTTGCCCAAGCAACTGCGCGGCGATAGCCAACGCCTACTGCCCGGTACCGTCCTGACACGCATCTACGACGACATTGAACATCGTGTGCTGGTGCGCGGATCGAATGATTTCGAGTACCAGGGGCAACGCTTCAAGAGCCTGTCCGCTGTAGCCAAACGCATCACGGGCAGTCACTGGTCAGGTCCTGTGTTCTTTGGCTTGAAGGCACCAGCTTCGAAGAAGGGGGCGGTATGA
- a CDS encoding OST-HTH/LOTUS domain-containing protein has translation MQREVQRMLGRCLLRLQQYEKLMKAIVAHHEISASGSPLESNEAERIADAANKTLGTLVGTLLGTYVTSGDQDEVAEPDAPDNIISFKMKMSLRMSAEDFDTTQNDLKELVLLRNNLVHHFIDQHDLWSLDGCRGAQESLAAAYSRVDQHFEQLRGWAEHMDQARRLAAEFARSDAFRDLVINGIAPDGSVDWPAAGIVRALREAADQLAVDEWTPVATAGRWIAERYPDQLPAKYGCSSWRQVVHESRLFELRYREVNGQRAAWYRSKET, from the coding sequence TTGCAACGCGAGGTGCAACGAATGCTGGGCCGTTGTCTCTTGCGTCTGCAGCAGTACGAAAAATTGATGAAGGCCATCGTGGCCCACCACGAAATCTCCGCGTCAGGATCACCCCTCGAATCGAACGAGGCGGAGCGCATTGCGGATGCCGCAAACAAGACTCTGGGTACGTTGGTTGGCACGCTGCTCGGAACGTATGTCACCAGCGGCGACCAAGACGAGGTCGCCGAACCAGATGCGCCCGACAACATCATCTCGTTCAAGATGAAGATGAGCTTGCGGATGTCTGCCGAGGATTTCGATACGACGCAAAACGATCTGAAGGAACTGGTTCTGCTGCGGAACAACCTGGTGCACCACTTTATCGACCAGCACGACCTTTGGAGTCTGGACGGATGCCGTGGTGCGCAAGAGTCCTTGGCCGCGGCCTACAGTCGCGTCGATCAACACTTTGAGCAACTGCGAGGCTGGGCGGAGCACATGGATCAGGCCCGTCGTCTGGCGGCGGAGTTTGCCCGGTCCGATGCCTTCCGCGATCTGGTGATCAACGGCATAGCGCCGGATGGCTCGGTGGATTGGCCCGCAGCCGGAATTGTTCGCGCATTGCGTGAAGCGGCAGATCAGTTGGCTGTCGACGAGTGGACGCCGGTCGCTACTGCTGGACGATGGATTGCAGAACGGTATCCCGATCAACTGCCGGCCAAGTATGGGTGCAGCAGTTGGCGGCAGGTCGTGCACGAATCCCGCCTTTTCGAGCTTCGGTATCGGGAAGTGAATGGCCAGCGCGCGGCTTGGTATAGGTCCAAAGAGACATAG